The genomic DNA TTTCACCTTGATATTTGATAAGGGGTAATTTTATATCTTTTATTTTGGGATCCCAACGATTAATTGATAATGCTAAATAAATTTTTTTGGGGTGATTTTGTCTGAACTGTTCATGTAGCTTGATTAATATTTTTCTCTTTTTTGCAACCATGAGCAACCCAGAAGTATCTTTATCTAAACGGTGTACTAATTCTAAATATTTTGCTTCTGGTCGTTGTTTTCTCAACTGTTCTATAACACCAAAGCTTAAGCCACTCCCACCATGAGAAGCAATACCCGATGGTTTATTGATTACCAGTAAAGCATCATCCTCATATATGATGGGTAGAGGTACTAAAGGTATTGATTTTTCCAAGGGATTATGAGTAATTTTGACAGGGGGGATGCGAATACTATCATTTTCCTGAATTTTGTAATTAGATTTGATTCTTTGTTTATTAATTCTAACTTCTCCAGAGCGAATAATTTTATGAATGTGGCTTTTAGGAACTCCTTTTAAATGTTTTTGTAAATAATTATCAATTCTTTGACCTGACTCTTCTGAAGTGATACTTAAAAAATTAACTTTAACTTTACTTATTTGAGACATCATGCTTATAATCTGTTACCATTTAAGTAATTATTGTAAAACGAATTAGTAAAAAAAGATAAGATTTATTCAAAAAAGTATTGTGAATAAGTGTTTTCAATAGATACAATATGTGAAAATAATAATAATTGATGCACAGGTGAGTGCTTTACTTATGTTTTTTTAAAATATTAAGTTTTAATACATATTAAGAATATAAATTAGATTTAGTTGTAAGACTTTAAATAAGCAGAAAGTCTAGTTTAAAATTTAAGAATAGAAAATACAGAATAATTGTTGCTTAATGGTTTTATCCATTAAATATTGAGTAAAAGATGATAATTAAGAATAATTGTTAGCATTTTGATTCAAATAATTTTCTCACTGTAGAAAAGTATGGGTGCGTTTAATCGCTATTCTCAATAACCTGAAGGGTGTCTATTTTTAGGATCTTAGTGTGTATTCTTGCCTCGATGTGCACTTAACTAAGAGGTCATTTGAAAATGAAAAAAATGTTATTTAATGCTACGCAGGCAGAAGAATCACGCGTAGCAATTGTTGAAGGTCAGAAATTAATTAATTTAGATATAGAAACTTTTGGTAAGGAGCAGAGGAAAGGTAATATTTATAAGGGAATAATTACCAAAGTAGAGCCCTCTCTTGAAGCATGTTTTGTTGATTATGGTACAGATCGACATGGGTTCTTGCCTTTTAAAGAAATTCATCGTTCATACTACAAAAATTATCAAGGGGGAAGAGTAAAAATCCAGGAAGTCATTAATGAAGGTGATGAGGTACTGGTTCAGGTAGAAAAGGACGAAAGAGGTAATAAGGGGGCGGCTTTAACTACTTATATTAGTTTAGCAGGTCGTTACTTGGTGTTGATGCCTAATAATCCAAGAGGAGGTGGCGTTTCTCGCCGTATTGAGGGTGAAGAAAGAGTTGAAATTAAAAATGTTCTTAGTCAAATGAATATACCCAGAGGTATGAGTGTTATTGCCAGGACTGCTGGTATTGGTAGATCTGTAGAAGAATTACAATGGGATTTGAATTATCAATTAAAACTATGGGATGCCGTATTAGAGGCCAGTCGTCAAAAAAATGTTCAGCCACTTATTTTACAAGAAAGTGCTTTGGTTATTAGAGCTATTAGAGATCATTTTCAACCTGATATTGGAGAAATTCTAATAGACAATACCGAGGTTTATGATAAGGTTTATCAATTTATAAGTTTTGTGATGCCACAAAATCTGTCTAAAGTAAAACTTTATCAAGATCATATTCCTTTATTCAGTCGCTTCCAGATAGAAAATCAAATCGATTCGGTCTATGCAAGGCAAGTATCTTTACCATCGGGTGGTGAAATTGTTATTGATCACACAGAAGCCTTGGTTTCAATTGATGTTAACTCAGCTAAAGCTACTAGAGGTGCAGATGTGGAAGAAACTGCATTACAAACTAATTTAGAAGCAGCTGAAGAGATTTCTAGACAAATGAGACTCAGAGATATTGGTGGATTAGTGGTGATTGATTTTATAGATATGGAAAATCCCAGACATCAAAGAGAAGTTGAAACAGCAATGCGTGATTTTTTGAAAGAAGATAGAGCACGTGTTCAAACCACTAAGTTATCTCGTTTTGGGTTGATGGAGATTTCAAGGCAGAGGTTACAGGTGTCATTGGGGGAGAGTACTCATATGATTTGCCCACGCTGTCATGGAACAGGTGTTATTAGAGGGATACAATCTTCTGCCATTCATATTCTAAGGGTCATTCAAGAAAAGGCTATGAGGGAAAATACTGGAGAGGTTCAAGCTCAACTTCCCATTGATGTAGCAACATTTTTATTAAACGAGAAAAGAGAACAAATTTTTAGTTTAGAAGAACGATTAGGTGTTCCTATTATTATTATTCCAAACAAAAATTTAGAGATTCCGCATTATCATATTGAAAGAGTTCGTACGGATGATGTTGTGGAAGGAATACCTAGTTATACTATGGTTGAAGAAGTAGAACAGGAATTTTATGAGTCAAATACTCAAAAAAGTAAAGAAATCGAACAAATGCAAGCAGCTGTTCAAGGGATTACACCGTCTGTTCCGGCACCAGAGCATGTTGTGAAGACTAAGAAATGTTTATTCACTGGATTTACTAGTTGGCTATCCCATTTTTTTGATTCAGTCAGAGAGGAAAAGGTTAAAACCGAGACAAATAAAAATAGTTTTGGTCAGCAGCGTGTTAATAATCATCGTAATACTAACAATAGTGTTCGTCGTAGGCCAATACAAAATAAGAATGCAAGTAATAATAATGGTGATAACAAGAAAGCAGAGAAATTACCTAACCATCATAAAAATGACAGTAGTACTAATGGGCGTAATAATCGTCAACAAAAAAATAATCAGAATGATAATATTGGGAAAAATACCTCTGTTCGTGGTGTGAAGAAAGATAGTGAAATTAAAAAAGAACATAATCTTTCACACAATTCTTCAAATGGTAAGCCGAATAATAACAGGAAGAATAGTGATATTGATAAGGGGCTAAAAAATCAGGTCAATGAGCAATCCAAAGGAAAACCTTTATTGGTTAAATTGTCTGAGTCTGATAAGAATGAAAAAAATAGTGGTTCTGGTAAGAAAACCAATGCCAAAGACAGTAGTAATACACGAAATAATAGTCGTAAAAATAGTCGTGATGGTATTCCTAAGGCTTCCTATTTAGAGAGCAAAATTAATTTTGCTAAATTGACGCGTTATATTCAAAGAAAAACTAATGATGTTTTGAAAGAAGGAAGATTATCATCGGCTAAGAAAATAATCAAAGAAACACTACCAGATGAAGTTCAAGTTAGTAGGGAACAGATTCTAGATGTTGGTTTGGAACATAAGCCGATAGCAAATAATATTGATACAAATATTGTAATTAGTTTTGAAGGACAAGAACCCATAGTGGATTTTAAGGGAGAATATAACAGTAATTTGGATTTTTCCAATGGTTTAATATTAGTGGAAACCAAACAAGAGTTGGTGGAAAAAAGAGCACAAGAAAATATACCAATCACTAGGATAAAAAAATTGAGAAGAAATGATGTTGAATTACCTTCTTATACAGAGAGATTTCTAGCTTATGAAATGGAGCAGGTGGAAACTAAGCAAAGAAATTAGTTTTTTTAGAGAATAAGGGTTGACAGGATATGTAGCTTAATTTACAATCTCTCTCCTAAATTCCCTGATAGCTCAGTCGGTAGAGCGACGGACTGTTAATCCGCAGGTCCCAGGTTCGAGCCCTGGTCGGGGAGCCAAGATTAATTTAAGGCATACAATATGTATGCCTTTTTTATTTTTCCTATAGTTTTTCTCTACTTTTTACCTTGGTTGTATTCGGCTGGTTTTGCGTTTTGATATCGAATTAAATCATTATGATAAGGTTGATTTTTTATGAACTAATAAACTTTCAGTCTATTCAACTCATATTTTCATCTTTATCATTTGTGGACTTTATGCCTGAATATTGGAATTGAGATTTTGATTTTTCAATTTTTAGTAATTCTTTTTGCCTTATCCATTGGTCACCCGAACAGTTATTAGGTAGATAAATTATTTAAAAGAATATCAATAATTGTTTATTGTCAAAGTTAGAAACTTCATATTCATCTGAATTCAAGCGTATTGGGGGACAGAAATATAATGTAATTCAAGGCACAGATCGTTTGTTTTAAGTGAATAGGAAGGATATTAAGTACTAGCATCTAGAATAAAGTCAGACTAAAGTATTTCGCTTTAAAGTTTAACACGTTCATTAAATTATATGTTTTATGTTGATTGGCACTATTAATGAGAGAATTAAGGCTCTTTAAATGCATATTTTAAGCTTCGTTATTTATAATTTGGCTGGAGCAGCTAAATTTATCTTGTACGCACATGATCTGGTATTGCTTACCGCATCAAATCTTCGCAGTGTTATAAACATAGTTTCCTTATTCAAGCGTATTGGGGCAGTACTGGTGACAGAAATATAATGTGATTAAGGGCACAGATTGTTTGTTTTAAGTAAATAGGAAGGACATTAAATACTAGCATCTAGAATAAAGTCAGACTAAAGTATTTCACTTTAAAGTTTAACACGTTCATTAAATTATATGTTTTATGTTGATTGGCACTATTAATGAGAGAATTAAGGCTCTTTAAATGCATATTTTAAGCTTCGTTATTTATAATTTGGCTGGAGCAGCTAAATTTATCTTGTACGCACATGATCTGGTATTACTTACTGTATCAAATCTTCGCAGTGTTATAAAAATAGTTTCCTTTTAGATATTTTCTTTTTTATTATTAAGTCTACAAAACTAACTTTATTTTAAGTAATTTTTATAAAGAAATATTGCAAAAGCACTAAACGGATTAGTAATATCTTTAATAAAGATGGACTTTCTTTATCATTGAATAATTTTCTGATAAGAGGAATAAATTTTTAAGTAATTTTTATTTGATTTTTTAAGGATAAAATGTTTAAAACCTAGACTTTAATATGGGCTTGGTCTTTTTATTTTTGTGATACTTTATACCGAATTAATATTTAAATTATTTATAAATTTTTAGTTGTATAGTTTGAGGTAGAATTATGATTAATCTCTTATTGTAAGTATAGAAACAATAATGTTTAACCTAACAGGTGTATTCCTACTTATTTAAGTTGACGAATATAGATTTATAACCTATTTTTTTTGTAGTATTTAGTTGAGTGATAAGCATATTTTTTTCGGAAATTATTCCACCTCCATTAGAATTAGTGATACTAATTCCATCATCGTATAAATTTAATAGTTATTGATTGCCATCTTCAAAGTAAAAGTGAAGCCATTAAAATTTTTATTGATAACATTGACCCAATACGTGCCTTTTAATTTTTTTTATTTGGATTTTTGCTTTGTCAATAAGTGCTCAATCGATATTTCGAGCAATTTATTTTACCTATTTCAAGTGCTCCTTATACTGGTCAACTTTTTTTGTTGGATAGGCATTATTTGCATGAGTGGTATTTGTTGTTTTTATGATGAAGTTCAGTAAATCATTTAGATAATATCTGAGAGATTCAATACTAGAAATATCAAATTTTATTTTTCATCAATTACCTTATAATTTAGTTTTAGATTGGGATTGATAAATTAGATAGCTCCAATTCTTTTTTTTCCTCAGTTGAGGTTCAACCCTTCCTATTTTGCCATGATATTTCTTATAAGTCTTTCAACTACTCTACCAATTTTTATGTTTTATTTAGTATCAGGATAGTTTGTGGATTTTGCCATGGATAATTTTTGAAACTTACCGACCGCAATATTATTATGAGAGATAAGTTATATTGTATTAATTTTATTATACATTGATGGTTTGTTTAAAGTTTTTTCATCAATCTTTTAAGGTTAGTTTTTGAGTAGTTCTATTCTTAATATTATTTAAACTTAGCTCGATTTTTGATTATATCTCTACCTAATTTTTTCCTTTCTATTTTTTATTTCCTATTGATACTGAACAATTTTACTTGTTGACAAAAAACTCACCAATCAATTGAGTCAGATAACTGTGTTGAATGTTATCTATCTATATTATCGAAAAGTATTTTATTTGTATTAAGAATATTTTGCTCCAATTTTTGGTATATCTTATAATGGCCGACAGCTTTCTAAAGTAGCTTATTGTAGCTTATTGATACAAACAGGTCTTTAATTTGCAGTATGCCAACAAAATGGATTAGAAAATTGGTTTTTAATAGTTTATTGAAGAAACATTCCTGCTGGTGGTTTAAATTTTTTTATAACGATCAATTTAATTTTAGTGGAAAGATCGAATAAGTATGTTTTTTGAATTAAGTAAATATAAACCCAAAGCTTTTTTAGAGGAAATAAAGCATTTACTAGGTATAGGTTTTCCTATATATATTGCCATGGTATTTTTGTCTGGTATGGGTTTGGTAGGTACCATTATTACAGGTCAGTATAATACAGATGATTTAACAGCCATTTCATTAGCCAACCTTCTATATTTTACTGCATATCTAACCATTTCTTCTTTAATTGTGGCTTTAAATCCTATGTTATCTCAGCTTTTAGGTGCAGGAAAAATAGAGGAGGTCGGTGAATTATGTCGACAGGGTCTTTTATTTTCGTTTCTGGTAAGTTTAGTTAGTACAGTTTTTTGGTTATTGATGATTTATCCGATTACTTTATATCTTGCATATGAAAATTATGATATTTATATTCAAGACACAGTTAAAGATTATTTGATTATCATTACAATAGCGTTTCCTGCAGCCTTTTTACAAAGAACTTTACAGGTTTATCTAACGTGCGTGAATAAAACAAAACCAATTATGTTGACTGCTATGGTTTGTTTTATTCTTTATATTCCTTTGGCTTATTATTTAGTAGTGGGCGTCTTTGGTTTTGAAGGTAGAGGAGGTTTAGGTTGTGCTATTGCTTTATGTATTATTTTTTGGTTGATGTTCGCAATATTAGCAGTATTTGTTGTGAAGGATAAATTCTTTAATCAGTTTCAACTATTTTATAAATGGACCAACCCAGATTTAGGAGTTTTTAAAGAAATTTCTCGGATAGGAGCACCTATTTTGATTGCATTCTTTTTAGAAATAGGCTTGTTTTTAACAATTATTTTAGTTATCGTACCCTTTGGTAAGGTATATGTAGCTTCACAAGAAATTGTGAGCCAAGTATCAAACTTTTTATATATGTTGCCTCAATCGATCGGGTTGGCCTCTAGTGTTAGGATCGGTTATTCTATCGGAGAGCACAAGTTGCTCAAGGCACGTTATATTTCAGGTGTAAGTATTTGTTTGGCAATACTTGGTTCTATTTTGACTGCATTATTTCTAATTGTTTTTAACAAACATATTGCACAAATTTTTTCTAATGATATAGAAGTCATTGTATTAGTCAGATCAATTTTAGTAGTAGTGGCTTTCTTTCAATTATCTGATGCAATACAAATTACAGTTGCAGGTTGTTTGAGAGGTTACAAAATTACTAAAATAACAATGTACGCTAATTTCATTTCCTATTGGATTATTGGATTTGGACTTGGATACTATTTAGGTGTTGTGTTGGATTATCGATTAGAGGGATTTTGGATTGGTATGGCCATTGGTATCACATTCTGTGCTATTCTCTTGACAATTTATCTACAAATTGTGAGCAAACAGTGTATAAAATAAGCTCATCAATTTTAAACTAAACTAGAGAGCCTATATTGTTGACTAATTATCTAGAAGTTTTTATTTTTGTAGTTAAAATATATTCTTCTGGTTGATGGTTTGCTTTAGAGTTAATTTTGATATACCAGATTTCTTTTGGAGATTTGAAAAAGTCATCTCAAGCGAATTACGCCAAAAATTTGGTTATGTTAATTACGATAATGAGTAATGTTATCATACAAACCAAAATATTCTGGTATGAAAGTAACTGTTCCATGAACATTTACCTTCATACCCTATTTTTTTTATTACCTTATATGTTGTTGACTACGCAAATCTGTTCAGGATGCCTACCTGTTGTTGATTAATATTACTAAAATGTATGATCAATCTATACAGAAAATAAACCTAATAGAGTATTATATTACGTTTACTGTATGCTATTCCCTAAAACTTAAA from Neisseriaceae bacterium includes the following:
- a CDS encoding Rne/Rng family ribonuclease, with translation MKKMLFNATQAEESRVAIVEGQKLINLDIETFGKEQRKGNIYKGIITKVEPSLEACFVDYGTDRHGFLPFKEIHRSYYKNYQGGRVKIQEVINEGDEVLVQVEKDERGNKGAALTTYISLAGRYLVLMPNNPRGGGVSRRIEGEERVEIKNVLSQMNIPRGMSVIARTAGIGRSVEELQWDLNYQLKLWDAVLEASRQKNVQPLILQESALVIRAIRDHFQPDIGEILIDNTEVYDKVYQFISFVMPQNLSKVKLYQDHIPLFSRFQIENQIDSVYARQVSLPSGGEIVIDHTEALVSIDVNSAKATRGADVEETALQTNLEAAEEISRQMRLRDIGGLVVIDFIDMENPRHQREVETAMRDFLKEDRARVQTTKLSRFGLMEISRQRLQVSLGESTHMICPRCHGTGVIRGIQSSAIHILRVIQEKAMRENTGEVQAQLPIDVATFLLNEKREQIFSLEERLGVPIIIIPNKNLEIPHYHIERVRTDDVVEGIPSYTMVEEVEQEFYESNTQKSKEIEQMQAAVQGITPSVPAPEHVVKTKKCLFTGFTSWLSHFFDSVREEKVKTETNKNSFGQQRVNNHRNTNNSVRRRPIQNKNASNNNGDNKKAEKLPNHHKNDSSTNGRNNRQQKNNQNDNIGKNTSVRGVKKDSEIKKEHNLSHNSSNGKPNNNRKNSDIDKGLKNQVNEQSKGKPLLVKLSESDKNEKNSGSGKKTNAKDSSNTRNNSRKNSRDGIPKASYLESKINFAKLTRYIQRKTNDVLKEGRLSSAKKIIKETLPDEVQVSREQILDVGLEHKPIANNIDTNIVISFEGQEPIVDFKGEYNSNLDFSNGLILVETKQELVEKRAQENIPITRIKKLRRNDVELPSYTERFLAYEMEQVETKQRN
- a CDS encoding MATE family efflux transporter; translation: MFFELSKYKPKAFLEEIKHLLGIGFPIYIAMVFLSGMGLVGTIITGQYNTDDLTAISLANLLYFTAYLTISSLIVALNPMLSQLLGAGKIEEVGELCRQGLLFSFLVSLVSTVFWLLMIYPITLYLAYENYDIYIQDTVKDYLIIITIAFPAAFLQRTLQVYLTCVNKTKPIMLTAMVCFILYIPLAYYLVVGVFGFEGRGGLGCAIALCIIFWLMFAILAVFVVKDKFFNQFQLFYKWTNPDLGVFKEISRIGAPILIAFFLEIGLFLTIILVIVPFGKVYVASQEIVSQVSNFLYMLPQSIGLASSVRIGYSIGEHKLLKARYISGVSICLAILGSILTALFLIVFNKHIAQIFSNDIEVIVLVRSILVVVAFFQLSDAIQITVAGCLRGYKITKITMYANFISYWIIGFGLGYYLGVVLDYRLEGFWIGMAIGITFCAILLTIYLQIVSKQCIK
- a CDS encoding RluA family pseudouridine synthase, whose translation is MSQISKVKVNFLSITSEESGQRIDNYLQKHLKGVPKSHIHKIIRSGEVRINKQRIKSNYKIQENDSIRIPPVKITHNPLEKSIPLVPLPIIYEDDALLVINKPSGIASHGGSGLSFGVIEQLRKQRPEAKYLELVHRLDKDTSGLLMVAKKRKILIKLHEQFRQNHPKKIYLALSINRWDPKIKDIKLPLIKYQGEKGEKMVRVDTNGQYAHSQFKIVENFSNNSLLEVTLKTGRTHQIRVHMQSENSPIAGDERYGNYALNKQLQKQGLKRMFLHALQLKIKHPDEAHELTLEAPIPKDLGDFLCILRNK